The region CTGGTTGGTAAAAGTCGGCGATAAGGTGAATAAATATGACCCAATCGCAGAGATATTGACCGATAAAGTGAACGCTGAGGTACCATCCACATTTACGGGTGTGGTAAAAGAGCTCGTTGCCCAAGAAGGAGATACCATTCCGGTTGGTGAACTAATCGGTTATATCGAAACAGAAGAAGCAATAAAAAATGAACAGGGCGCAACCAAAGCAGATGAAAATCAGGAAATAGTTCATGCAGTCCAGGAGGATATTGAAACGGATCAATCCATGAAAACCCGGTATTCCCCTGCTGTATTACGGATGGCCCAGGAAAATAATATTGATTTGACCAAGGTAAATGGAAGTGGGAGAAGCGGCCGGATAACCAGGAAGGATATCGAAAAAATAATCGCATCCGGAAAGACACCGGAACCGACAACAGCAGAACAAACGGCACAAGACCAACAAACACATCAAACGATCCAACAACCATCATTATCTGCTGGTCTCGAGCAACAGACAACTAACACCGGGGATATTGAAATCCCAGTTACCGGCGTGCGTAAAACAATTGCCCAGAATATGGTTCGTTCCAAACAGGAAATTCCCCATGCCTGGATGACCGTTGAAGTAGATGTGACAGATCTTGTATCGTATCGTAATCAAATCAAAGATGACTTTAAACAAAAAGAGGGATTTGGGCTTACCTTCTTTGCCTTCTTTGTCAAAGCTGTCGCCCAAGGATTAAAAGAATATCCGCAACTCAACAGCACCTGGGCAGGCGATAAAATTATCCGAAAAAAGGATATTCATATATCAATTGCAGTAGCGAATGAAGATAAATTATTTGTTCCGGTAATTAAACATGCCGATGAAAAAAGTATTAAAGGCATTGCAAAAGAAATCTACGCGCTTGCCGACAAAGCGCGTACCGGCAAGTTAACCCCGGATGATATGCAGGGTGGTACATTTACGGTGAACAACACCGGTACGTTTGGCTCGATACATTCCATGGGCGTTATTAATCATCCACAAGCAGCAATTCTCCAGGTGGAATCAATTGTCAAACGCCCAATGATTATTAATGACATGTTTGCTGCCAGAGATATGGTGAACCTATCCCTGTCACTGGATCACCGGATTTTGGATGGCCTTGTTTGCGGCAGATTTTTGGCAAAGGTTAAAGCAATATTGGAAAACATGAATAAAGATACAACATCGATTTATTAGTGCGTGTTTTGCAAGAAGGTATTACAGGGCAGGCACTTTGAATTGAAATCCTTTGATAAAATTGATAAGCTATGAATAGGATTTAACAATATTTCAATTAAGGGGATGGAAGTTCAGATGGATTTTAATCTATTTATGAATGATGTAGTCGATGCTGCACGCAGAGATATCGTCGAAGCTGGATACGAAGAATTGAAGAGTCCAGAACAAGTAGATGAGGCACTCAACCGTAAAGGGACAACGCTGGTAATGGTTAATTCAACTTGTGGTTGTGCCGGTGGTGTTGCTCGTCCAGCTGCTGCAAACGCCATTCATTATGATAAACGACCAGATAATCTGGTAACTGTTTTTGCCGGACAGGATCAGGAAGCAACCGAGCAGGCCAGAACCTATTTTGAAGGATATCCGCCTTCATCACCATCGTTTGCTTTTCTAAAAGACGGAAAAATTGTGACAATGCTGGAGCGTCATGATATTGAAGGTTTTACAGCGATGGATGTAATGGGTAAACTGCAACATATTTTTGATGAAAATTGTGAAGAAGTATAAAAACTTCAATATCTTTTTGAGGCTGTCTCATAGATTTACGGGTCAGCCTCATTTTTGGTCAATAATGTAAATGTTCGCTTGTTAAGGGAGCTTTGTATCGTGAAAATTGGCTATCGGACCATTAAAACAGCAATAGGTACACCGGTTGCGATTACGCTCGCTCAATTGGTTGGTGTAACTAATTATGTATCTGCGGGTATTTTAACGATGCTGTGTATTCAGCCATCAAGAAAACGATCCGTCTTAAGTGCGTGGGATCGCTTTTTGGCATGTACATTAGCACTCATTTTCTCTTTTGTATTTTTTGAAACAATCGGCTATAATCCAATATCAGTGGGAATTATGCTGTTACTGTTTATTCCCGTTACCGTACTTCTAAAAGTATCACAAGGTATTGCCACAAGTTCGGTTATTATTTTGCAGTTATATGGTGCCGGACACATTACTGTACGATTTATTTTCGAAGAGTTCTTATTGATATTGGTAGGAGTTGGCGTTGGATTACTGGTTAATTTATATATGCCTAGTTTGGAAAAAAAGTTAAAACGAATGCAGCGAAAATTGGAAAAAAACTTTCAAACGATTCTTATGGAAATTGCCTCGTACATACGGGATAGAAATGAATCATGGAGTGGAAAAGAAATTACCGAGGTAGAACATATTCTGGAAGAAGCGAATGACCTTGTGGAACGGGATATGGAAAATCATTTACTGAGACAGAAGCACCCCTATCAGGATTACTTTATCATGCGGAAAGAACAGTTTGAAGTTTTGCGGCGAATGCTTCCGCTTGTCACCAAACTGCCAAATACCGTAACTATTTCGGAATCGATTGCCGACTTTTTTGAGAAATTATCCCAATCCGTCCATCCTGAGAATACGGCAGAACTGTTTTTGGATGAACTGGAAAACCTCAAGAAAGAGTTTGACGAAGAACCACTGCCAAAGACACAGGAGGAATTTGAAACAAGGGCAAACCTGTTTCGATTGCTGCATGATATTGAAGACTATTTAATATTGAAAAAGAAATACAAGGCAAGCGATGTGGACAAAAATAAAAAGACTGGTACCGACCAAACAGGCCGGTAGTCCAGTCTTTGGAATATTGCTATAAAAACATGGCTAGTCCAGTTGTAAGTGATGTTAAAAGCATGGCAAGTATCATCAGGTAGACAATAAGTTTAAATCGTTTCTGTTGTTTTGAGTGTTTCTTTTGCGTTGGTTTTACTTGTTTGTTTTTTGGTTTTTGTACCACCAGTATTCCTCCCTCATTGGCGAATCCTACCTGTATTTTATCGTTAAAAGTTGGTTGGGACAAGTGTAAACAAGATGAAGGGAGAAAATTGCATGGAGTTCCATCAAGTGGCCAGTATTATAAGATTTTTACAAATGTAGATAATGATAATCTGAAAAGTAGAGGAAGTGTAAGGTAATGGTTCAAATAAATCAAGATCGTCTAGTAGAAGAATTTATGGAATTAGTGCAGATTGATTCGGAAACAGGTCAGGAAAGTAAAATAGCAGAGGTCTTAAAACAAAAGTTTACAGACTTAGGTCTTGATGTTGTAGAAGATGATAGTAAGTCAGAGACAGGACATGGTGCAGGAAACTTAATTTGCCATTTGGAAGGAACAAAGGACAATGTGGATACGATTTATTTTACATCACATATGGATACAGTTGTCCCTGGAAATGGTGTCAAACCCTCCATTCAGGATGGATATATTGTTTCTGATGGAACAACCATTCTTGGCTCTGATGATAAAGCCGGACTAGCGGCTATCCTGGAAATGATTCGTACTTTAAAAGAAAACGAGATCGAACATGGTGATATCCAATTCGTTATCACGGTAGGAGAAGAATCCGGTTTAGTTGGTGCAAAATCCTTGGATCCGGCAATGCTTAAGGCGAAATACGGCTATGCAATTGATAGTGATGGTACGGTAGGGGATATTGTTGTTGCCGCACCTACGCAGGCCAAAATATTTGCGGTCATGAAAGGAAAGACTGCCCATGCCGGAGTTGCACCGGAGAATGGTATATCGGCCATCACCCTTGCAGCCAAAGCAGTTGCAAAAATGCCTTTGGGCCGAATTGATGAAGAAACGACTGCCAATATTGGCCGATTCGAAGGTGGAAAACAGACGAACATTGTTTGCGATTATGTGGAAATATTAGCGGAAGCACGCTCGCTTGTTCCGAAAAAGATGGAGGAACAGGTGGCGAAAATGAAAGAAGCATTTGAATCAACGGCGAACGAACTTGGAGGCAGTGCCGAAGTAAATGTGAAAGTGATGTATCCAGGTTTCAAGCAAACACAGGGTGACCAAGTTGTTGAAGTAGCTCGCAATGCTGCCAAAGCAATCGGCAGGGAGAGCAAATTGTTAAAAAGCGGCGGCGGTAGTGATGCGAACGTGATTGCTGGATTTGGCATTCCAACGGTGAATTTAGCCGTTGGTTATGAGGATATTCATACGACCAATGAACGCATTCCTGTTGACGAACTGGTCAAAGTTACGGAATTAATCACTGCAATTGCTCAAGAAGCAGCCAAACAATAATAACTGGAATTTCACGAAGAGGCTGGGACATAACTAGCCAAAAATAGTAAATAAAAAGGTTCCAAGCAAATCAAAAGTTTGCTTGGAACCTTTTTTGTGGAGTTGTTTCTATCTTCCGGTACTAATTTACTGTTCGTGGCGGTGTACTTTCTCAAGTTCACCGCCATCAATGCAATTCCTAATTCATTTTTCACTTTCTGTTTTCCTCTAACGGAAAAACGAGTGAAACGCAAATTAGCCTTCAGAAAGCCGAACGCTGGTTCTACATCGATTTTACGTTTTCCGTAAATTTCACCAGTTTTCTCGTCTGAAAGCTTCGCACGTACATATTCTTTTTGGGATTCCCACTTTTCATTAATGTAGACTCTTCGGTTGTTCCCTTCTTTTGCTTTCGTGCATAAATCGCGGAGTGGACAGCCCGAACAGTGCTCACATTCGTACACTTTAAATTCACGGGTGAATCCGTACCTGTCTGTTCGTTTGGAATGATGGCTAAATCGTACTTTCCGTCCATTTGGGCACAGAAAAGTATCTTCGTCCTCATTATAATCCCAATTATCTACATGAAAAGCGTTGTCCTTATGCTTCTTTTTCTTCTCCTTTCGATATTGATTGTATGTAATAAGTGGCGTTCGATTTCGGTTCTCGATGATATCTTCATAATTCTGTTCACTGCCATATCCGGCATCCGCGACAACGTGTTCCGGCAGTTCGAAAAAGTTTTCTTCAATCGAGTCGAGAAAAGGAATTAAGGTGCGTGTATCCGTCGGGTTTGGGAAAACATCGTAAGCGAGCGCGTATTGACCTTCCGTTGCAATCTGGACATTGTAACCAGCTTTCAATTGACCGTTCTTCATGTAGTCATCCTTCATGCGCATAAACGTCGCATCTGGATCCGTTTTTGAGTAACTATTGCGATCACCAAAAATCTCCATATCGTTTTGATACTTTTGTTTACGGTTGATGAAATCGGTAAATTTCTTGCGAGCTTGTTTTGGAAATTTACGTTCGGAACGGATTTTCTTTCGTTCGCTACCAACCTCACAAGCTTCGATTTTTTTATCGTATTCCTCAACCTTTTCATCTAACTTTTCGACTACTTCTCCCATTTCTTTAACGGAAAGTTCCTCTTCTGTTTCTCGCT is a window of Lentibacillus daqui DNA encoding:
- a CDS encoding dihydrolipoamide acetyltransferase family protein, producing the protein MATEKITMPQLGESVTEGTISSWLVKVGDKVNKYDPIAEILTDKVNAEVPSTFTGVVKELVAQEGDTIPVGELIGYIETEEAIKNEQGATKADENQEIVHAVQEDIETDQSMKTRYSPAVLRMAQENNIDLTKVNGSGRSGRITRKDIEKIIASGKTPEPTTAEQTAQDQQTHQTIQQPSLSAGLEQQTTNTGDIEIPVTGVRKTIAQNMVRSKQEIPHAWMTVEVDVTDLVSYRNQIKDDFKQKEGFGLTFFAFFVKAVAQGLKEYPQLNSTWAGDKIIRKKDIHISIAVANEDKLFVPVIKHADEKSIKGIAKEIYALADKARTGKLTPDDMQGGTFTVNNTGTFGSIHSMGVINHPQAAILQVESIVKRPMIINDMFAARDMVNLSLSLDHRILDGLVCGRFLAKVKAILENMNKDTTSIY
- a CDS encoding BrxA/BrxB family bacilliredoxin, whose amino-acid sequence is MDFNLFMNDVVDAARRDIVEAGYEELKSPEQVDEALNRKGTTLVMVNSTCGCAGGVARPAAANAIHYDKRPDNLVTVFAGQDQEATEQARTYFEGYPPSSPSFAFLKDGKIVTMLERHDIEGFTAMDVMGKLQHIFDENCEEV
- a CDS encoding aromatic acid exporter family protein; this encodes MKIGYRTIKTAIGTPVAITLAQLVGVTNYVSAGILTMLCIQPSRKRSVLSAWDRFLACTLALIFSFVFFETIGYNPISVGIMLLLFIPVTVLLKVSQGIATSSVIILQLYGAGHITVRFIFEEFLLILVGVGVGLLVNLYMPSLEKKLKRMQRKLEKNFQTILMEIASYIRDRNESWSGKEITEVEHILEEANDLVERDMENHLLRQKHPYQDYFIMRKEQFEVLRRMLPLVTKLPNTVTISESIADFFEKLSQSVHPENTAELFLDELENLKKEFDEEPLPKTQEEFETRANLFRLLHDIEDYLILKKKYKASDVDKNKKTGTDQTGR
- the prli42 gene encoding stressosome-associated protein Prli42, with the translated sequence MVQKPKNKQVKPTQKKHSKQQKRFKLIVYLMILAMLLTSLTTGLAMFL
- a CDS encoding M20/M25/M40 family metallo-hydrolase → MVQINQDRLVEEFMELVQIDSETGQESKIAEVLKQKFTDLGLDVVEDDSKSETGHGAGNLICHLEGTKDNVDTIYFTSHMDTVVPGNGVKPSIQDGYIVSDGTTILGSDDKAGLAAILEMIRTLKENEIEHGDIQFVITVGEESGLVGAKSLDPAMLKAKYGYAIDSDGTVGDIVVAAPTQAKIFAVMKGKTAHAGVAPENGISAITLAAKAVAKMPLGRIDEETTANIGRFEGGKQTNIVCDYVEILAEARSLVPKKMEEQVAKMKEAFESTANELGGSAEVNVKVMYPGFKQTQGDQVVEVARNAAKAIGRESKLLKSGGGSDANVIAGFGIPTVNLAVGYEDIHTTNERIPVDELVKVTELITAIAQEAAKQ
- a CDS encoding IS1182 family transposase; this encodes MFKHYTMNQVVLPLDLEIKLKENDIAFAINDLVESIPEEVFDDFIRQTGRPAYHPRMMLKVILCGYTQSVFSGRKIEALLQDSIRMMWLAQGHEPSYRTINRFRSNPHSEKLLRECFVQFRNQLVEKELIEEEAIFIDGTKIEANANKFTFVWRKSVEKYSDKLIEKSNQLYDELLEKEIIPAIERETEEELSVKEMGEVVEKLDEKVEEYDKKIEACEVGSERKKIRSERKFPKQARKKFTDFINRKQKYQNDMEIFGDRNSYSKTDPDATFMRMKDDYMKNGQLKAGYNVQIATEGQYALAYDVFPNPTDTRTLIPFLDSIEENFFELPEHVVADAGYGSEQNYEDIIENRNRTPLITYNQYRKEKKKKHKDNAFHVDNWDYNEDEDTFLCPNGRKVRFSHHSKRTDRYGFTREFKVYECEHCSGCPLRDLCTKAKEGNNRRVYINEKWESQKEYVRAKLSDEKTGEIYGKRKIDVEPAFGFLKANLRFTRFSVRGKQKVKNELGIALMAVNLRKYTATNSKLVPEDRNNSTKKVPSKLLICLEPFYLLFLASYVPASS